One stretch of Daphnia pulicaria isolate SC F1-1A chromosome 6, SC_F0-13Bv2, whole genome shotgun sequence DNA includes these proteins:
- the LOC124341658 gene encoding somatostatin receptor type 5-like yields the protein MDSMVSWTNDTGDMPDLIVNDYEIPLLGAFLFYFVQCLYGTVFVVGLMGNTLVIYVVFRYTKMQTVTNLYILNLAVADECFLIGIPFIMTTMGLGYWPFGNVMCKIYMTTTSVNQFTSSLLLTVMSADRYIAVCHPIDAATVRTPFYAKVVSMTTWGISFLMIVPIFLYAHTQQVHSDWAIGSINDSGVVDTLYWSNGSATTIASWITNNTLAMSSILTGSSLEDGTEIHPASPIVSCNIYWPENEYMNGQAAFTLYTFTLAFAIPLILILVFYILVIRKLKTVGPTNKSKEKRRSHRKVTRLVLTVVTVYVLCWLPYWVSQVSLIFTPPKASQSPYIVAIFLLAGCLGYSNSAVNPILYAFLSDNFKKSFMKACTCAERMEVNKALAGENSVFTRRGRNSERTFGHNDSLRSRVPPVPGPTGRSYGPQGTIELPNPILATIQQEMCVSFVNRSDDECCNGSSAEREIPDIANGSLKMDEPFTNGRNSANADVFFNTEVIFIGTFAASSGTPEPAFPPAERVGHANGSSHVLHSDL from the exons ATGGACAGCATGGTGTCGTGGACGAACGACACGGGAGACATGCCGGACTTGATCGTCAACGACTACGAAATTCCTCTGCTGGGCgcgtttctcttttattttgttcag TGTTTGTATGGCACTGTCTTTGTCGTAGGTCTCATGGGCAACACTCTCGTCATCTACGTCGTCTTCCGCTACACCAAAATGCAGACAGTCACCAACTTgtacattttgaatttggcggtGGCAGACGAATGTTTTCTCATCGGCATTCCATTTATTATGACGACAATGGGCCTGGGATATTGGCCATTTGGCAACGTCATGTGCAAG ATTTACATGACGACGACCTCGGTCAATCAATTCACAAGTTCCTTGTTGTTGACGGTTATGAGCGCTGATCGTTACATAGCCGTCTGCCATCCGATCGATGCGGCAACAGTCCGGACACCTTTCTATGCCAAA GTCGTGTCCATGACAACCTGGGGCATTTCTTTCCTCATGATTGTGCCAATTTTTTTGTACGCCCACACACAACAAGTCCATTCGGACTGGGCCATCGGCAGCATCAACGATTCCGGggtggtcgacactttgtATTGGTCAAACGGCTCGGCCACGACCATCGCTTCCTGGATCACCAACAACACGTTGGCCATGTCGTCTATCCTAACCGGAAGTAGCCTCGAGGATGGGACCGAGATTCATCCGGCCAGTCCCATCGTCAGCTGCAACATTTACTGGCCAGAAAACGAGTACATGAACGGACAGGCCGCCTTCACCCTCTACACTTTCACCTTGGCCTTTGCCATTCCACTCATCCTCATCTTGGTCTTTTACATCCTCGTCATCAGAAAACTGAAA aCGGTGGGACCGACCAACAAATCCAAGGAGAAGCGCCGCTCCCACCGCAAAGTGACTCGACTGGTCCTGACAGTCGTCACCGTTTACGTCCTCTGTTGGTTACCTTATTGGGTTTCCCAAGTGTCGTTAATATTCACTCCACCCAAAGCCTCGCAGTCTCCGTACATCGTGGCCATTTTCCTGCTGGCCGGTTGCCTGGGCTACTCCAATTCGGCCGTCAATCCAATCCTCTACGCTTTTCTATCCGACAACTTTAAGAAAAGTTTCATGAAG GCGTGCACATGCGCCGAGCGGATGGAAGTCAACAAGGCGCTGGCCGGCGAGAACAGCGTCTTCACACGTCGCGGACGTAACTCGGAACGCACTTTTGGTCACAACGACTCACTGCGATCGCGAGTTCCACCAGTTCCTGGGCCTACCGGCCGGTCGTACGGCCCTCAGGGAACAATTGAGCTACCGAATCCAATTCTCGCAACAATCCAACAGGAAATGTGCGTGTCTTTCGTCAACCGATCTGATGACGAGTGTTGTAACGGCAGCAGCGCTGAAAGAGAAATTCCAGATATCGCAAACGGTTCGCTGAAAATGGACGAGCCTTTCACCAATGGCcggaattcagcaaatgcggACG